From one Sciurus carolinensis chromosome 9, mSciCar1.2, whole genome shotgun sequence genomic stretch:
- the Fetub gene encoding fetuin-B, which yields MGLLRLLVLCILATCCRTGSPPQEVLKSSPLLPRGCNDSDVLAIAGFALQDVNKEQKDGYVLALNRVHDVWEHRQEGLGSLFYLTLDVVESNCHVLSKKTGEDCGVLHGSVNVCCQAYGQCKAMFYINQPRRVLYLPAYNCTLRPVSRRKLNDMCPDCPNPILTDGSDPSILEAARESLAKYNNESTSKQYSLVKVTRASSQWVFDPTYFVEYLVKESPCTKSQASNCSFQSSDSVPIGLCKGSLTQGNSEKLVSVTCDFFTSQIQAPEGENSAVKQGPASLPKVEEHRKKNATSSKSSSQTAPTGSVQYLPDLDDEKPKDSQGKGPQEAFPVQLELTTNPQGDTLDVSFLGLKEEKLVVLPFPPKNQHSDKCPGPAQDANPLILPP from the exons ATGGGTCTGCTCCGACTGCTGGTACTCTGTATCCTGGCCACATGCTGCAGGACTGGGTCTCCACCCCAAGAGGTCCTCAAATCCTCGCCTCTGCTTCCTCGGGGCTGCAATGACTCAGATGTGCTGGCAATTGCAGGCTTTGCCCTACAGGATGTCAACAAAGAACAAAAGGATGGCTATGTGTTGGCCCTCAACCGAGTGCACGATGTCTGGGAACACAGACAG GAAGGCCTGGGATCCCTGTTCTACCTCACGCTGGACGTTGTGGAATCCAACTGCCATGTGCTGAGCAAGAAGACAGGGGAGGACTGCGGGGTCCTTCATGggtcagtaaatgtttgttgtcAG GCTTATGGCCAATGTAAAGCAATGTTTTACATTAACCAGCCAAGAAGAGTTCTCTATTTACCTGCTTATAACTGTACTCTTCGCCCAG TTTCTCGAAGAAAACTTAATGATATGTGCCCTGACTGCCCAAACCCCATCCTCACTGACGGGTCGGATCCCAGTATTCTAGAAGCTGCCAGAGAGTCTCTTGCAAAATACAACAATGAGAGCACCTCAAAGCAGTATTCTCTCGTCAAAGTCACCAGGGCATCAAGTCAG TGGGTGTTTGACCCTACTTACTTTGTGGAATACCTAGTCAAAGAGTCACCATGTACCAAATCCCAGGCCAGCAACTGTTCATTCCAATCCTCTGATTCTGTG cccATTGGTCTTTGCAAAGGTAGTCTGACTCAAGGAAACTCAGAAAAGTTGGTCTCTGTGACTTGTGACTTCTTCACATCACAG ATTCAGGCCCCTGAAGGTGAAAACTCTGCCGTTAAGCAGGGACCTGCCAGCCTCCCCAAGGTAGAAGAGCACCGGAAGAAAAATGCAACCTCCTCCAAGTCTTCCTCCCAAACTGCACCAACGGGATCTGTCCAGTACCTCCCCGACCTGGATGATGAGAAGCCTAAAGATTCCCAGGGAAAGGGCCCTCAGGAGGCCTTCCCAGTGCAGCTGGAGTTAACCACAAATCCCCAGGGAGATACCCTGGATGTGTCCTTCCTAGGACTCAAGGAGGAGAAGTTGGTTGTCCTTcctttccccccaaaaaatcagcACTCTGATAAGTGCCCAGGTCCTGCCCAAGATGCCAACCCTCTTATCCTCCCACCCTGA